The following proteins are encoded in a genomic region of Ursus arctos isolate Adak ecotype North America unplaced genomic scaffold, UrsArc2.0 scaffold_32, whole genome shotgun sequence:
- the ZMYM6 gene encoding zinc finger MYM-type protein 6 isoform X3 produces MCQKNADIRFEVKYQNVVHGLCSDACFSKFHSANNLTMNCCENCGSYCYSSSGPCQSQKVFSSTSVTAYKQNSAQTPPYALGKSLRPSAEMIETTNDSGKTELFCSINCLSAYRVKTVISSGVQVSCHSCKTSAIPQYHLAMSNGTIYSFCSSSCVVAFQNVFNKPKGTNSSVAPPSQGQVVVSPPSGSAVSAAGGTAPAGSGSRPTGSISSSASATAGFRPLAAQSQQVAVARTLVKLKCQHCSHLFATKPELLFYKGKMFLFCGKTCSDEYKKKNKVMAMCDYCKLQKIIKETVRFSGVDKPFCSEVCKFLSARDFGERWGNYCKMCSYCSQTSPNLVENRLEGKLEEFCCEDCMSKFTVLFYQMAKCDGCKRQGKLSESIKWRGNIKHFCNLFCVLEFCHRQIMNDPLSQNKVNIYKVQTASVELPSARKNTTPVITSVVSLAKISPTQPTGSTNSVLKGAVTKEAAKIIEDGSTQTDAMKLLSSQSPRLLKNKAILCKPVTQTKATSCKPHTQHKECQTDFPMPNEKHDAELESPPAKKKRIGFFQTCDAEYLKVGFIICPGSKESSPRPQCVICGEILPTENMKPANLSHHLKTKHSELENKPVDFFEQKSLEMECQNSSLKKCLLVEKSLVKASYLVAFQIAASKKPFSIAEELIKPYLVEMCSEVLGSSAGDKMKTIPLSNNTIGHRIDELSADIEDQLIQKVRKSKWFALQVDESSEISNITLLLCYIRFIDYDCSDIKEELLCCIEMPSQVTGFDIFELIKKYIDSKSLNWKHCVGLCTDGAASMTGRCSGLRAKIQEIATNTVAFTHCFIHREHLAAAKLSPRLHEILLQSAQILSFIKSNALNSRMLTILCEEMGSEHVNLPLHAEVRWLSRGRILTRLFELRHEIEIFLNQKHSDLARYFLDEEWVAKLAYLSDIFSLINELNSSLQGTMTTLFSLYNKMDIFKEKLKMWLKRTQENDYDMFPSFSEFLNSSDLNMRGIAGIISEHLEGLSQMFHDCYPPEDDLRSGNLWIINPFMNHQNTNLTDFEEEKLVELSSDLELQSVFKSMSVTQFWINAKTSYPELHEKAMKFLLPFSTIYLCDATFSALTESKQRNLLVSGSALRLAVTSLIPRIEKLVKEKE; encoded by the exons ATGTGTCAGAAGAATGCTGAT ATTCGATTTGAAGTTAAATATCAGAATGTGGTGCATGGTCTTTGTAGTGATGcctgtttttcaaaatttcactCCGCCAACAACCTCACCATGAACTGTTGCGAGAACTGTGGAAGCTACTGCTATAGTAGCTCTGGCCCGTGCCAGTCCCAGAAGGTTTTTAGTTCCACGAGTGTCACAGCGTATAAACAG aATTCAGCCCAAACTCCTCCATATGCCTTGGGGAAATCATTGAGGCCCTCAGCTGAAATGATTGAGACTACCAATGACTCAGGAAAAACCGAGCTTTTCTGCTCTATTAATTGCTTGTCTGCTTACAGAGTTAAGACTGTTATTTCTTCAG GTGTCCAGGTTTCATGTCATAGTTGTAAAACTTCGGCAATCCCTCAGTATCACCTCGCCATGTCCAATGGAACTATATACAGCTTCTGCAGCTCCAGTTGTGTGGTGGCTTTCCAG AATGTATTTAACAAGCCAAAAGGAACAAACTCTTCAGTGGCGCCCCCGTCTCAGGGCCAAGTGGTTGTAAGCCCACCCTCTGGGTCAGCAGTGTCGGCTGCAGGAGGTACCGCCCCTGCCGGTTCCGGTTCCCGTCCCACTGGCTCCATCAGCAgttctgcctctgccacagccGGCTTCCGGCCTCTTGCTGCCCAATCCCAGCAAGTTGCTGTAGCTCGGACACTTGTTAAACTCAAGTGTCAACACTGTAGCCATCTGTTTGCCACAAAACCAGAACTCCTTTTCTACAAG ggtaaaatgtttctgttttgtggCAAAACTTGCTCTGatgaatacaaaaagaaaaataaagttatggCAATGTGTGACTACTGTAAACTGCAGAAAATTATAAAGGAGACTGTCCGATTCTCAGGGGTTGATAAGCCATTCTGTAGCGAAG TTTGCAAATTCCTCTCTGCCCGTGACTTTGGAGAACGATGGGGAAATTACTGTAAGATGTGCAGTTATTGCTCACAGACATCCCCTAATTTGGTAGAAAATCGATTGGAGGGCAAGTTAGAAGAGTTTTGTTGTGAAGATTGCATGTCCAAatttacagttttgttttatcAG ATGGCCAAGTGTGATGGCTGTAAACGACAGGGTAAGCTAAGTGAGTCCATAAAATGGCGAGGAAACATCAAACATTTCTGTAACTTATTTTGTGTCTTGGAGTTTTGTCATCGGCAAATTATGAATGACCCTCTTTCacaaaataaag TAAACATTTATAAGGTGCAGACTGCTTCAGTGGAGCTCCCTTCTGCAAGGAAAAATACAACACCAGTTATAACCAGTGTGGTGTCATTGGCAAAAATATCTCCTACGCAGCCTACAGGGAGCACTAACAGTGTTTTAAAAG GTGCAGTTACTAAAGAGGCAGCAAAGATCATCGAAGAT GGAAGCACACAGACAGATGCCATGAAACTTCTATCTTCCCAGTCTCccaggcttttaaaaaacaaagcaatattGTGCAAGCCTGTCACACAGACCAAGGCCACCTCTTGCAAACCACATACGCAACACAAGGAGTGTCAGACAG ATTTCCCTATGCCTAATGAGAAACATGACGCGGAACTTGAGTCTCCacctgcaaagaaaaaaagaataggtttTTTCCAGACTTGTGATGCGGAATATTTAAAAGTTGGTTTTATCATCTGTCCAGGATCAAAAGAAAGTTCACCAAGGCCACAGTGTGTCATTTGTGGAGAAATTTTACCCACCGAAAATATGAAGCCAGCAAATCTTTCTCATCATTTGAAGACAAAACATtcagaattagaaaacaaacCGGTAGATTTTTTTGAACAAAAATCTCTTGAAATGGAATGTcaaaatagttctttaaaaaagtgtttacTAGTTGAAAAGTCACTTGTGAAAGCTTCTTATTTAGTTGCTTTTCAAATTGCTGCCAGCAAGAAGCCGTTCTCCATTGCTGAAGAATTAATTAAACCGTATTTAGTAGAGATGTGTTCAGAAGTTTTGGGTTCAAGTGCTGGAGACAAAATGAAAACCATTCCTCTTTCTAATAATACGATTGGACACAGGATTGATGAACTGTCCGCAGACATTGAAGATCAGCTGATTCAGAAAGTCAGAAAGTCCAAGTGGTTTGCCCTCCAGGTAGATGAATCATCGGAAATCTCAAATATCACCCTTCTTTTGTGCTATATACGGTTCATTGATTATGATTGCAGTGATATAAAAGAAGAATTACTATGTTGCATTGAAATGCCTTCTCAAGTAACTGGTTTTGACATATttgaactaataaaaaaatacattgacagTAAATCTCTGAATTGGAAACATTGTGTTGGTCTCTGTACAGATGGGGCTGCAAGCATGACTGGCAGGTGTTCTGGTTTAAGGGCAAAAATTCAAGAAATTGCCACGAACACAGTGGCATTTACACACTGCTTTATTCACCGTGAACATTTAGCAGCGGCAAAGTTGTCTCCACGCTTACATGAAATTCTTTTGCAGTCAGcacaaattttaagttttataaagaGCAATGCATTGAATTCACGAATGTTGACAATTTTGTGTGAAGAAATGGGGTCTGAGCATGTGAATTTACCACTTCATGCTGAAGTACGTTGGCTATCGAGAGGGAGAATTTTAACAAGATTATTTGAATTACGAcatgaaattgaaatttttttaaaccaaaagcaTTCAGATTTGGCCAGGTATTTTCTTGATGAGGAATGGGTTGCAAAGCTGGCCTATTTATCAGatattttttcacttataaatGAACTCAATTCAAGTCTCCAAGGAACTATGACTACTCTCTTCAGTTTGTATAATAAAATGGatatatttaaggaaaagttaaaaatgtggTTGAAGCGCACACAAGAGAATGATTATGACATGTTCCCTTCATTTTCCGAATTCTTAAACTCATCAGACTTAAATATGAGAGGCATTGCAGGCATTATTTCTGAGCACCTGGAAGGACTTTCTCAAATGTTCCATGACTGTTACCCACCAGAAGACGACTTGCGTTCAGGAAATTTGTGGATAATTAATCCTTTTATGAATCACCAAAATACTAATCTCACagactttgaagaagaaaagctaGTAGAGCTATCTTCGGATTTGGAATTACAATCAGTATTTAAATCAATGTCTGTAACTCAGTTTTGGATAAATGCCAAGACAAGTTACCCAGAACTCCATGAAAAGGCAATGaagtttttgttgcctttttcaactatttatttatgtgatgcTACATTTTCTGCTTTGACGGAGTCAAAACAAAGAAATCTCTTGGTTTCTGGTTCTGCTCTAAGACTTGCAGTCACATCTTTAATTCCAAGGATAGAAAAATTAGTAAAGGAGAAAGAATAG